Proteins from one Gossypium raimondii isolate GPD5lz chromosome 8, ASM2569854v1, whole genome shotgun sequence genomic window:
- the LOC105793436 gene encoding uncharacterized protein LOC105793436, with protein sequence MPIKEECKPVQQKLRRMIPDVLLKIKEEVKKQFDAGFLQVVKYSEWVANIVTVPKRDGKVRMCVDYRDLNKASPKDNPIAPYRYLSGQHSRILTVLLHGWFFWVQPN encoded by the coding sequence ATGCCTATAAAGGAAGAATGCAAACCAGTCCAACAAAAGCTCCGAAGGATGATACCTGATGTCctgctaaaaataaaagaagaagttaagaagcagtttgatgctgggttcTTACAGGTGGTCAAgtattcagaatgggtagccaacatagTCACTGTTCCTAAGAGAGATGGGAAAGTGCGAATGTGTGTAGACtacagagatttgaacaaagccAGTCCCAAGGACAATCCCATTGCCCCATATCGATACCTTAGTGGACAACACAGCCGGATACTCACTGttctccttcatggatggtttttTTGGGTACAACCAAATTAG